In one window of Azoarcus olearius DNA:
- a CDS encoding alpha/beta fold hydrolase — protein sequence MSYRYASLTPDDEAAIVLHLLLLGDEDRALRFGARAADATLVGYARGLNFNRDVVEGVWDGGRLIGLAHLAVHPEDGYPVGELGLSVSEGYRGHQLGSRLVQRALARARRYRLTRMYVHYMRRNLAMARLMRRFGGRVDYDGDEARACVEVLPRDHSVRTEIHRGGPDGRLEIFKHLPRQPARGDVLLVHGAGGDGWQWRGLMAEIAARGYRAHALSLSGHGASAAAAPSLARYAEDLASVLADLPAATRLVGHSMGGYLVQRELARADRPAAVLLAPVPPEVPRDQDLASLLAGLAGQRTREVVERVLGDAEAVSAERIATPVSLISGDRDRVMPVPWMRATARRYRAPWTRLAAGHNLPLAAGIAGPLCAGLRL from the coding sequence ATGAGCTACCGCTACGCCTCGCTGACGCCGGACGACGAAGCCGCGATCGTCCTGCACCTGCTGTTGCTCGGCGACGAAGACCGCGCGCTGCGCTTCGGCGCGCGCGCCGCCGACGCAACCCTGGTGGGCTATGCCCGAGGGCTCAACTTCAACCGCGACGTGGTGGAAGGCGTATGGGACGGCGGCCGCCTGATCGGCCTCGCCCACCTCGCGGTCCATCCCGAAGACGGCTATCCGGTGGGCGAACTCGGCCTGTCGGTGAGCGAAGGCTACCGCGGCCACCAGCTGGGCAGCCGGCTGGTGCAGCGGGCGCTGGCGCGCGCGCGGCGCTACCGCCTGACGCGCATGTACGTGCACTACATGCGCCGCAACCTGGCCATGGCGCGGCTGATGCGCCGCTTTGGCGGCCGCGTCGATTACGACGGCGACGAGGCGCGCGCCTGTGTCGAGGTGCTGCCGCGCGATCACAGCGTGCGCACCGAGATCCATCGTGGCGGTCCCGACGGGCGGCTGGAGATCTTCAAGCACCTGCCCCGCCAACCCGCGCGCGGCGACGTGCTGCTGGTGCACGGCGCCGGCGGCGATGGCTGGCAGTGGCGCGGGCTGATGGCGGAGATCGCGGCCCGCGGCTACCGCGCGCACGCGCTGTCGCTGAGCGGTCATGGCGCCAGCGCCGCGGCGGCGCCGTCGCTCGCCCGCTATGCGGAAGACCTGGCGAGCGTGCTCGCCGACCTGCCCGCGGCTACACGGCTGGTGGGGCATTCGATGGGCGGCTACCTGGTGCAGCGCGAACTGGCGCGGGCGGACCGTCCGGCCGCGGTGCTGCTGGCGCCGGTGCCGCCCGAGGTACCGCGCGATCAGGACCTCGCCAGCCTGCTCGCCGGGTTGGCGGGCCAGCGTACGCGCGAGGTGGTGGAGCGCGTGCTGGGCGATGCGGAAGCCGTGAGCGCGGAGCGCATCGCCACGCCGGTCAGCCTGATCAGCGGCGACCGCGACCGGGTGATGCCGGTGCCGTGGATGCGCGCCACCGCGCGCCGCTACCGCGCGCCCTGGACGCGGCTCGCCGCCGGCCACAACCTGCCGCTTGCGGCCGGCATTGCGGGGCCGCTATGCGCCGGGCTGCGCCTGTAG
- a CDS encoding YcbK family protein — MNSFASSRRSMLRAGARLALAAVALPLARPAAAEAPDAAAPDALARRLAFDHTHTGEQLALTYAVGPRYLPAALGDLNHFLRDHYSGEVGNMDPQLFDLLHTLRHTLGCSAPFQVISAYRCPATNDRLRTSRDGGVARRSLHMDGKAMDVRIEGVALADLRDAALSLQLGGVGYYPREQFVHVDTGRVRSWAG; from the coding sequence TTGAATTCCTTCGCTTCTTCCCGCCGCAGCATGCTGCGCGCCGGGGCCCGGCTTGCCCTTGCGGCGGTCGCGCTGCCGCTGGCCCGGCCTGCCGCCGCCGAGGCGCCGGACGCCGCCGCGCCCGATGCGCTCGCGCGCCGCCTCGCCTTCGACCACACCCACACCGGCGAGCAGCTCGCGCTCACCTACGCGGTCGGTCCGCGCTACCTGCCGGCGGCGCTCGGCGATCTCAACCACTTCCTGCGCGACCACTACTCCGGCGAGGTCGGCAACATGGACCCGCAGCTGTTCGACCTGCTGCACACGCTGCGTCACACGCTGGGCTGCAGCGCGCCGTTCCAGGTGATCTCCGCCTACCGCTGCCCCGCCACCAACGACCGCCTGCGCACCAGCCGCGACGGCGGCGTCGCGCGCCGCAGCCTGCACATGGACGGCAAGGCGATGGACGTCCGCATCGAGGGCGTGGCGCTCGCCGACCTGCGCGACGCGGCGCTGTCGCTCCAACTGGGCGGGGTCGGCTATTACCCGCGCGAACAGTTCGTGCACGTGGATACCGGCCGCGTGCGCAGCTGGGCCGGCTGA
- a CDS encoding L,D-transpeptidase family protein, with translation MKAPALSVRAPRALRRVFAAWLCGVALLASAQAQTAAAPEEGVAPSWFAHGRPVPAARQAVDILAAAAAEGLDPADYDAGALRAQLDALGRGTAPETQAAFDAALSAAMARYLGDVHRGRIDPRSVHAAYAGPAPEAFDADAYLRAALAEDRVEEAARAAVPPLPLYGALRTALAHYRTLAAGADAQAAWSLPLPLPPRRKLEPGQPYAGLALLARRLTLLGDLVADVPLPPRYEGALVDAVKRFQLRHGLAADGVVGRGTLAELEVAPAARVRQIELTMERLRWTPLLQAPRMIVVNVPEFMLRAYEVRDGRIEVAARMKVIVGKALDTRTPLFAEDMRFIEFSPYWNVPPSIARAELVPRLRREPGYWNAQGFEFVAGDGTANPTLSTAGLDAVLRGALRIRQRPGPHNALGDIKFVFPNNDNIYLHHTPTPQLFARDRRDFSHGCIRVEAPVELARFVLRDQPEWDEARIREAMSAGSSKTIRVATPLPVLIAYGTAMVDAEGHAHFFRDIYGHDQLLHDTLLRRSRGNSPVAVEGGRAQ, from the coding sequence ATGAAAGCTCCCGCCTTGTCCGTGCGCGCCCCCCGCGCGCTTCGCCGCGTGTTCGCCGCCTGGCTGTGCGGCGTTGCGCTGCTCGCCAGCGCGCAGGCGCAGACTGCCGCCGCGCCGGAGGAGGGCGTGGCGCCGTCGTGGTTCGCGCACGGCCGGCCCGTGCCCGCCGCGCGGCAGGCGGTGGACATCCTCGCCGCCGCCGCGGCCGAAGGGCTGGACCCCGCGGACTACGACGCCGGGGCGCTGCGCGCGCAACTGGACGCGCTGGGGCGGGGCACTGCGCCGGAAACCCAGGCCGCGTTCGACGCCGCGCTCAGCGCCGCGATGGCGCGCTATCTGGGTGATGTGCACCGCGGCCGCATCGACCCGCGCAGCGTCCATGCGGCGTACGCCGGCCCGGCGCCGGAGGCCTTCGACGCCGACGCCTACCTGCGCGCCGCGCTGGCGGAGGACCGGGTGGAAGAGGCCGCGCGCGCGGCGGTGCCGCCCTTGCCGCTGTATGGCGCGCTGCGCACGGCGCTGGCGCACTACCGGACGCTGGCCGCGGGGGCGGACGCGCAGGCGGCGTGGTCGCTGCCGCTGCCCTTGCCGCCGCGGCGCAAGCTCGAACCCGGCCAGCCCTATGCCGGCCTCGCCTTGCTGGCGCGCCGGCTGACGCTGCTCGGCGATCTCGTTGCCGACGTGCCGCTGCCGCCGCGCTACGAAGGCGCGCTGGTCGATGCGGTCAAGCGCTTCCAGCTGCGCCACGGCCTGGCGGCGGACGGCGTGGTCGGGCGCGGCACGCTGGCCGAGCTGGAGGTGGCGCCGGCGGCGCGCGTGCGCCAGATCGAGCTGACCATGGAGCGCCTGCGGTGGACGCCGCTGCTGCAAGCGCCACGCATGATCGTGGTGAACGTGCCGGAGTTCATGCTGCGCGCCTACGAGGTGCGCGACGGCCGCATCGAGGTCGCGGCGCGCATGAAGGTCATCGTCGGCAAGGCGCTCGATACCCGCACGCCGCTGTTCGCCGAGGACATGCGCTTCATCGAGTTCAGCCCCTACTGGAACGTGCCGCCGTCGATCGCGCGCGCCGAGCTGGTGCCGCGCCTGCGCCGCGAACCCGGCTACTGGAACGCGCAGGGCTTCGAGTTCGTGGCCGGCGACGGCACCGCCAACCCGACGCTGAGCACCGCCGGGCTGGACGCCGTGCTGCGCGGCGCGCTGCGCATCCGCCAGCGCCCTGGGCCGCACAACGCGCTCGGCGACATCAAGTTCGTGTTCCCCAACAACGACAACATCTACCTGCACCACACGCCGACGCCGCAGCTCTTCGCGCGCGACCGGCGCGACTTCAGCCACGGCTGCATCCGCGTGGAGGCGCCGGTGGAACTCGCGCGCTTCGTGCTGCGCGACCAACCCGAATGGGACGAGGCGCGCATCCGCGAGGCGATGAGCGCGGGCAGCTCGAAGACCATCCGGGTGGCGACGCCGCTGCCGGTGCTGATCGCCTACGGCACGGCAATGGTCGACGCGGAAGGCCACGCCCATTTCTTCCGCGACATCTATGGCCACGACCAGTTGCTGCACGACACCCTGTTGCGGCGCAGTCGTGGAAATTCCCCTGTTGCGGTCGAAGGCGGGCGGGCACAATAG
- a CDS encoding VTT domain-containing protein, with the protein MDIDLDQLRQTLQRDAVWVVFANVLMQQLGLPLPVVPTLLVAGSLAAGGGQGAALLLAAVLASVIADWGWYLAGRGFGYRVLSGLCRLSINPGSCVSQTEARFVRWGPWSLVVAKFVPGFSTVAPPIAGALRMPPARFVLAAAAGAALWAGSALLTGWLLRAQLQGALAAISRHGATLVLALAAVFGLWLGWKLWRRHRFRQSAAIRHIDAAALLAALEGEAPPLLLDLRGPAMLAATGVAPRALAADLDGLAAAVAHWPRTAPVVTMCACPEDATAVKAAHLLVEMGYPGALPLRGGYDAWLAVQAQSAPQPAHA; encoded by the coding sequence ATGGACATCGACCTCGACCAGCTTCGCCAGACCCTGCAGCGTGATGCCGTGTGGGTGGTGTTCGCCAACGTGCTGATGCAGCAGCTCGGCCTGCCGCTGCCGGTGGTGCCGACCCTGCTGGTGGCCGGCAGCCTGGCCGCGGGCGGCGGGCAGGGCGCGGCGCTGCTGCTGGCCGCGGTGCTGGCGTCGGTGATTGCCGACTGGGGCTGGTATCTCGCCGGGCGCGGCTTTGGCTACCGGGTGCTGTCCGGCCTGTGCCGGCTGTCGATCAACCCCGGCTCCTGCGTGTCGCAGACCGAGGCCCGCTTCGTGCGCTGGGGGCCGTGGTCGCTGGTCGTCGCCAAGTTCGTGCCGGGGTTTTCCACCGTGGCGCCGCCGATCGCCGGCGCGCTGCGGATGCCGCCTGCGCGCTTCGTGCTCGCGGCGGCGGCGGGCGCCGCACTGTGGGCGGGTTCGGCGCTGCTCACCGGCTGGCTGCTGCGGGCGCAGCTGCAGGGTGCGCTCGCCGCCATCTCGCGCCACGGCGCCACGCTGGTGCTCGCGCTGGCGGCAGTGTTCGGGCTGTGGCTGGGCTGGAAGCTGTGGCGGCGCCACCGTTTCCGCCAGAGTGCCGCGATCCGCCACATCGACGCCGCGGCACTGCTGGCCGCGCTGGAAGGCGAGGCGCCGCCGCTGCTGCTCGACCTGCGCGGCCCGGCGATGCTGGCGGCGACCGGCGTTGCCCCGCGCGCGCTGGCCGCGGATCTGGATGGCCTGGCGGCGGCGGTGGCGCACTGGCCGCGGACCGCCCCGGTGGTGACGATGTGCGCCTGCCCCGAAGACGCCACCGCGGTGAAGGCGGCGCATCTGCTGGTGGAGATGGGCTACCCGGGCGCGCTGCCGCTGCGGGGCGGCTACGACGCATGGCTGGCGGTGCAGGCGCAATCCGCACCGCAGCCGGCCCACGCCTGA
- the hutG gene encoding N-formylglutamate deformylase, with amino-acid sequence MTPPVFELHQGTQPLLLSIPHLGTHLPAEITPALAEEAFVLRDTDWHLDRLYGFAIEQGYSVLRARVSRYAIDLNRPPGGESLYPGQATTGLCPTETFKGVPLHKPGQAPDDDEIARRRQRYWQPYHDALRGELDRLQAEHGQVLLWEAHSIASLLPRLFDGRLPGLNFGTNSGASCADAVLQAALRPLASLPGAAVPTHVVNGRFKGGYITRHYGEPARGVHAIQLEMAQSLYMDEEAPFSYRPERAARIQPLLQAMLAGAVQQLRQPAAAA; translated from the coding sequence ATGACCCCACCCGTCTTCGAGCTTCACCAAGGCACGCAGCCGCTGCTGCTCTCCATCCCCCATCTGGGCACCCACCTGCCCGCCGAGATCACGCCGGCGCTCGCCGAGGAGGCTTTCGTCCTCCGCGACACCGACTGGCATCTCGACCGCCTCTACGGCTTTGCCATCGAGCAGGGCTACTCGGTGCTGCGCGCCCGCGTCTCGCGCTACGCCATCGACCTGAACCGCCCGCCGGGCGGCGAAAGCCTCTACCCCGGCCAAGCCACCACCGGCCTGTGCCCCACCGAAACCTTCAAGGGCGTGCCGCTGCACAAACCCGGCCAGGCGCCTGACGACGACGAGATCGCCCGCCGCCGGCAGCGCTACTGGCAGCCCTACCACGACGCCCTGCGCGGCGAACTGGATCGCCTGCAGGCGGAGCACGGCCAGGTGCTGCTGTGGGAGGCGCACTCGATCGCCAGCCTGCTGCCGCGCCTGTTCGACGGCCGCTTGCCGGGCCTCAACTTCGGCACCAACAGCGGCGCATCGTGCGCCGATGCGGTGTTGCAGGCCGCGCTGCGGCCGCTGGCATCGCTGCCAGGCGCTGCGGTGCCCACGCACGTGGTCAATGGCCGTTTCAAGGGCGGCTACATCACCCGCCACTACGGCGAGCCGGCCCGCGGCGTGCACGCCATCCAGCTGGAGATGGCGCAATCCCTGTACATGGACGAGGAGGCGCCGTTCTCCTACCGGCCGGAGCGGGCGGCGCGGATCCAGCCGCTGCTGCAGGCGATGCTGGCCGGCGCCGTGCAGCAGCTGCGCCAGCCCGCCGCCGCAGCCTGA